From Chloroflexota bacterium, a single genomic window includes:
- a CDS encoding amidohydrolase family protein yields the protein MIVDVHTHLSTSEQWGPQFSRAIEMTYPPDVLDINVTPERHWEAERTADRVIVFGINSIAMEMCTPNDHIAGYVRQHPEKLIGFMSIDPNQPDALDEIDRCVTDLGLRGIKMSPVYQHYHPNDPKAGRVHARAQELGLPILTHAAYQGMANTPMELASPLLYDPVAREFPDLRIILAHIGLPWFADAMVVARKHPNVFTDVSGLENKPWWLYQALAMLSEFGAIDNVLFGSDLPFSTVDGTINTLRNINAVTEGTGLPKIPSEEIEGIIHRDSLSLLGLE from the coding sequence GTGATCGTTGACGTCCACACCCACCTGAGCACCTCCGAGCAGTGGGGCCCGCAGTTCAGCCGGGCCATCGAGATGACCTATCCGCCGGACGTGCTCGATATCAACGTCACGCCCGAGCGGCACTGGGAGGCCGAAAGAACGGCCGATCGAGTGATCGTGTTCGGCATCAACTCGATCGCCATGGAGATGTGCACGCCCAACGATCACATCGCCGGCTACGTGCGCCAGCACCCCGAGAAGCTAATCGGTTTTATGTCAATTGACCCGAATCAACCGGACGCCCTCGACGAGATCGACCGCTGCGTGACCGATCTCGGCCTGCGCGGCATCAAGATGAGCCCCGTCTATCAGCACTATCACCCGAACGACCCGAAGGCCGGGCGCGTCCATGCCCGCGCCCAGGAGCTGGGGCTGCCGATCCTGACCCATGCGGCCTACCAGGGCATGGCGAACACGCCGATGGAGTTGGCCAGTCCGCTGCTCTACGACCCGGTGGCGCGCGAGTTTCCGGACCTCAGGATCATCCTGGCGCACATCGGCCTGCCGTGGTTCGCCGACGCCATGGTCGTGGCGCGCAAGCACCCCAATGTCTTCACCGACGTGTCGGGTCTCGAAAACAAGCCGTGGTGGCTCTACCAGGCGCTGGCCATGCTCAGCGAGTTCGGCGCCATCGACAACGTGCTCTTCGGCAGCGACCTGCCCTTCAGTACCGTCGACGGCACCATCAACACCCTGCGAAACATCAACGCCGTCACCGAGGGCACCGGGCTGCCGAAGATTCCGTCCGAGGAGATCGAGGGCATCATCCACCGCGACAGTTTGAGCCTCTTGGGCTTGGAATAG
- a CDS encoding NAD(P)-binding domain-containing protein → MDLLFCNDYMPDLSGGIQAALPDHRVRTCPQDKVAEYAGDAAVLLPARAIIDATVLDASPQLRLVQQPGVGLDAIDVAAANARGVRVANVPSADGGLAQAVAEMALFLLIGGGRRYPRLLEGIRTQDWNVPFGHSLFGARVCVIGLGGIGSQLVRLLQPFGCEIVGVRRTPRDTDVQELGLTSVHSPDELHEAVRGCRFIALATPLTPETEGMINAESIAAMDDDAVIVNVARGHVIDREALIDALRRGKLSTAGIDVFWEEPVDPTDPLFDHEVFVTPHASNACDAFVRETSAGVAENVRRLIAGEPLLWEARAP, encoded by the coding sequence GTGGACCTGCTGTTCTGCAACGACTACATGCCGGACCTCTCGGGCGGCATCCAGGCAGCCCTTCCCGATCACCGGGTGCGCACCTGTCCCCAGGACAAGGTCGCGGAGTACGCGGGCGACGCCGCGGTCCTGCTTCCAGCACGGGCCATCATCGACGCCACCGTCCTCGACGCCTCCCCGCAGTTGCGCCTGGTCCAGCAGCCCGGCGTCGGGCTCGACGCCATCGACGTGGCGGCGGCAAACGCCCGCGGCGTTCGTGTGGCCAACGTGCCCTCGGCCGACGGCGGGCTCGCACAAGCCGTGGCGGAAATGGCGCTCTTCCTGCTAATCGGCGGGGGACGCCGCTATCCGCGGCTGCTCGAGGGCATTCGCACCCAGGACTGGAACGTGCCGTTCGGACACTCGCTGTTCGGCGCCAGGGTCTGCGTCATCGGGCTGGGAGGCATCGGGAGCCAGCTGGTGCGGCTGTTGCAGCCATTCGGCTGCGAAATCGTCGGCGTGCGCCGCACGCCGCGCGACACGGATGTGCAGGAGCTTGGGTTGACGTCAGTGCATTCGCCCGACGAGCTGCATGAGGCCGTGCGCGGGTGTCGCTTCATCGCGCTGGCCACGCCGCTCACGCCCGAGACCGAGGGCATGATCAACGCCGAATCCATCGCCGCCATGGACGACGACGCCGTGATCGTGAATGTGGCGCGGGGTCACGTAATCGACCGCGAGGCGCTCATCGACGCGCTGCGCCGCGGCAAGCTGAGCACGGCCGGGATCGACGTCTTCTGGGAGGAACCGGTCGATCCCACGGACCCACTCTTTGACCATGAGGTGTTCGTCACGCCGCACGCCTCGAACGCATGCGATGCCTTCGTTCGCGAGACTTCGGCCGGCGTCGCCGAAAACGTGCGGCGGTTGATCGCGGGTGAGCCGCTCCTCTGGGAGGCGCGAGCGCCGTGA
- a CDS encoding mandelate racemase/muconate lactonizing enzyme family protein yields MRITDVKHFAPTVGMRPQIVVKVETDAGISGLGESGTAGRERAVGGMFDHYREFLIGKDPRRIEDINQVLYRSQYFEGGTVITAAASAIDIALWDILGQHLNTPVWQLLGGASRHKVTCFADAVAGDGATMPDRAADLAANGWGTIRFSPVMSTDDDPEAPEDVYEPWESVVASAEMLRAVRDRVGPRVRLGIDLHHRLSVADAAEFCRLVDDVNLMFLEEPIRSESPDAYASLRAMTDIPFAIGEEFSGIYVFAPFIERGLSNYVRLDVCNVGGFTAAKKVAGMAEAHYLDLMPHNPLGPISTAAAVHLCAAVPNFALLEYNWHTRARPPDLFPEGLDIEGDAFPLPEAPGLGVKLNEDALADHPTMFWEAPHLRRRDGSYTNW; encoded by the coding sequence ATGCGGATCACCGACGTCAAGCACTTTGCGCCCACGGTGGGGATGCGGCCCCAGATCGTCGTGAAGGTGGAGACCGACGCCGGCATCTCGGGGCTGGGAGAGTCCGGCACGGCGGGCCGTGAGCGGGCGGTCGGGGGCATGTTCGACCACTACCGCGAGTTTCTCATCGGCAAGGACCCGCGGCGGATCGAAGACATCAACCAGGTGCTCTACCGCAGCCAGTATTTCGAAGGCGGCACCGTCATCACCGCCGCCGCCTCGGCCATCGACATCGCGCTCTGGGACATTCTCGGCCAGCACCTCAACACGCCGGTCTGGCAACTTCTAGGCGGAGCGTCGCGCCACAAGGTCACGTGCTTCGCGGATGCCGTCGCCGGCGACGGCGCGACCATGCCCGATCGCGCGGCGGACCTCGCGGCCAATGGCTGGGGCACGATTCGCTTCTCCCCCGTGATGTCGACCGATGACGATCCCGAAGCGCCGGAGGACGTATACGAGCCCTGGGAGTCTGTGGTGGCTTCGGCGGAGATGCTGCGCGCGGTGCGCGACCGCGTGGGACCGCGAGTGCGCCTGGGGATCGACCTCCACCACCGGCTCAGCGTGGCCGACGCCGCCGAGTTCTGCCGGCTGGTCGACGACGTCAACCTGATGTTCCTGGAAGAGCCGATCAGGTCCGAAAGCCCCGACGCCTATGCCTCGCTGCGCGCGATGACCGACATTCCGTTCGCCATCGGCGAGGAGTTTTCGGGTATCTATGTGTTTGCGCCGTTCATCGAGCGTGGGCTGAGCAACTACGTGCGGCTGGACGTGTGCAACGTCGGTGGATTCACCGCAGCCAAGAAGGTGGCCGGCATGGCGGAGGCCCACTACCTGGACCTGATGCCCCACAACCCGTTGGGACCAATCTCGACGGCGGCGGCGGTGCACCTGTGCGCGGCTGTGCCGAACTTCGCCCTGCTCGAATACAACTGGCACACGCGGGCTCGTCCGCCGGACCTGTTCCCCGAGGGTTTGGACATCGAGGGCGACGCGTTTCCGCTGCCCGAGGCGCCGGGGCTGGGCGTCAAGCTCAACGAAGACGCGCTGGCGGACCATCCGACGATGTTCTGGGAAGCCCCCCACCTGCGCCGCCGCGACGGCTCGTATACGAACTGGTGA